One window of the Klebsiella oxytoca genome contains the following:
- a CDS encoding fimbrial protein gives MKATKIASALFLTLGMVTGAAQAADQGSGRVIFTGSIIDAPCSVNPDHKEQEVDLGQIASVQLENNGVSTPRNFQIELENCALNTSEDGDGNVITIAPSVSVKFGGSPAVPDDNTWFGITGTASGAGVVITDGSGTKIPVNGSTVARDLIEGNNTLAFSAYLQGLGGTITTGEFQSIADFTLSYE, from the coding sequence ATGAAAGCCACTAAAATTGCGTCTGCTCTCTTTCTTACTCTGGGTATGGTTACCGGGGCTGCGCAGGCTGCCGACCAGGGAAGCGGACGCGTAATTTTCACTGGTTCAATTATCGATGCGCCGTGCTCAGTAAACCCAGATCATAAAGAGCAAGAAGTTGATTTAGGACAAATTGCTTCGGTACAGCTGGAAAACAATGGTGTTTCCACTCCACGTAATTTTCAAATTGAACTGGAGAACTGTGCTCTTAACACCAGTGAGGATGGTGACGGCAATGTCATCACGATTGCACCATCCGTGTCAGTGAAGTTTGGTGGTTCACCGGCTGTTCCGGATGATAATACCTGGTTTGGTATTACTGGTACCGCTTCTGGCGCCGGTGTAGTTATTACTGATGGTTCTGGTACTAAGATTCCTGTAAATGGTTCTACCGTAGCCCGCGACCTTATTGAAGGTAACAACACGCTGGCTTTCTCTGCGTACCTGCAGGGTCTGGGTGGCACGATTACCACTGGTGAATTCCAGTCTATCGCTGATTTCACCTTAAGCTACGAATAA
- a CDS encoding fimbrial protein — translation MDDVWQEVDFGSLPMRYENGIFIATRKVKIGLVNCQPVKEDSEQWRSVTVIFDGEPAENGADLFAINSQDAGIALAIIDDRGNLAKPGETLSDVNLESKKNQIGYWLSVISMKQSAIAGEWSGGVRFIVSYL, via the coding sequence ATGGATGACGTCTGGCAAGAGGTTGATTTCGGCTCATTGCCGATGCGCTATGAAAACGGAATATTTATCGCTACCCGTAAAGTAAAAATTGGTCTGGTAAACTGCCAACCGGTTAAAGAGGATAGCGAACAATGGCGCAGTGTAACGGTAATCTTTGACGGCGAGCCGGCAGAGAACGGAGCAGATTTATTCGCTATCAACAGCCAGGATGCGGGAATAGCGCTCGCGATAATCGACGATCGCGGCAATCTTGCAAAGCCCGGAGAAACATTATCTGACGTTAATCTGGAATCAAAGAAAAACCAAATAGGATATTGGCTTTCGGTGATCTCAATGAAGCAATCAGCGATTGCAGGAGAATGGTCGGGAGGCGTTCGTTTTATTGTGTCATATCTTTGA
- a CDS encoding EAL domain-containing protein — protein sequence MNQIYMPHKLERSSAVKYSSGKHSPAEVIEGIRLQPLIDLKTNTQVGSEVLTYFHDNVDVVDFFRSLTPAQYLSLFFWQANVLSHEKIRGLFFINLPVCVLSDKASIERLLDSLFSARVAIEIQDPERLGDMSLAARHRLVAGIMRLQEAGWSIWMDDVTSELVDTVNALNVQFAGVKTDREELLLRHKDPQALTGLINKIRPQGVPVLVEGIENDDDRLHAINSGATLGQGFLWPERIINETCPDDVFLAPVTEDVHPPQGKGRGKKQDWKHALIRHLQLLSETSSGQSWLTTRELAEDLGISIYTMRQRLMILVQEGHAICMKTGKGRNNILHWRAT from the coding sequence ATGAACCAGATTTACATGCCGCATAAATTGGAGAGAAGTTCAGCAGTGAAATATTCTTCCGGCAAGCACAGCCCGGCAGAGGTTATTGAGGGAATTCGGCTACAGCCTTTGATCGATCTCAAAACGAATACTCAGGTAGGCAGCGAAGTGCTGACCTATTTTCATGACAATGTTGATGTTGTTGACTTTTTTCGTAGCCTGACCCCCGCGCAGTACCTGTCGCTTTTTTTCTGGCAGGCCAATGTATTGAGTCATGAAAAAATTCGCGGTCTGTTTTTTATAAATCTGCCGGTATGCGTGCTTTCCGATAAGGCCAGCATTGAGCGATTACTGGACAGCCTGTTCTCAGCGCGCGTCGCTATTGAGATTCAGGATCCTGAGAGATTAGGCGATATGTCACTCGCCGCACGTCATCGGCTGGTGGCGGGCATCATGAGGCTACAGGAGGCAGGCTGGTCCATCTGGATGGACGATGTCACCAGCGAGCTGGTCGATACGGTTAATGCACTGAATGTGCAGTTTGCTGGTGTGAAAACGGACCGGGAAGAATTACTGCTGCGCCATAAGGATCCTCAGGCGTTGACGGGATTAATTAATAAGATTCGCCCCCAGGGCGTGCCGGTTCTGGTTGAGGGGATAGAAAACGATGATGACCGTCTTCATGCCATCAATAGCGGAGCCACGCTGGGACAAGGCTTTTTATGGCCGGAGCGAATCATCAATGAAACTTGCCCTGATGATGTCTTTCTTGCGCCGGTAACGGAGGACGTACATCCTCCACAAGGGAAAGGACGGGGTAAAAAGCAGGATTGGAAACACGCGCTGATAAGGCATCTTCAATTATTGTCGGAGACCTCTTCTGGTCAATCCTGGCTTACTACCAGGGAGCTGGCGGAGGATCTGGGAATAAGTATTTACACCATGCGTCAGCGATTGATGATTTTAGTGCAGGAGGGTCATGCCATCTGCATGAAGACAGGAAAAGGACGAAATAATATCCTTCACTGGCGAGCAACATGA
- a CDS encoding fimbrial protein has protein sequence MKKGPRRLRRTFPDVLKVILPGIALCLCSLELKAASDVEFSGTLVAAPCVVATDSEEQTVNFGSIAAKAFFNNDRSNPESFQIRLEECDLSMGSQVVVTFNGVEDADQPGTFTVEGAAKGIAVVLEDSKGRAILPNESLASVEISAGETVLEYRAQIKALAAGRVKEGDFTSNVTFMLEYE, from the coding sequence GTGAAAAAAGGCCCACGACGTTTACGCCGTACATTTCCCGATGTTTTGAAAGTGATTTTGCCAGGTATTGCGTTATGTCTGTGTTCTCTTGAATTAAAAGCCGCCAGCGATGTGGAATTTAGCGGAACGCTGGTGGCAGCACCCTGCGTGGTTGCTACCGATTCAGAAGAGCAAACGGTGAATTTCGGAAGTATTGCCGCAAAAGCGTTTTTTAACAATGACCGTTCGAATCCTGAATCATTTCAGATTCGACTGGAAGAGTGCGACCTCTCAATGGGGAGCCAGGTTGTTGTGACCTTCAACGGAGTCGAAGATGCCGACCAGCCCGGAACGTTTACCGTCGAGGGAGCAGCAAAAGGTATTGCTGTGGTTCTGGAGGACAGTAAAGGCCGGGCAATCTTACCCAATGAATCATTGGCGTCCGTTGAGATATCCGCAGGAGAAACGGTACTGGAGTACAGAGCGCAAATAAAGGCGCTGGCAGCCGGGCGGGTAAAGGAAGGCGATTTTACTTCTAACGTTACTTTCATGCTGGAATATGAATAG
- a CDS encoding molecular chaperone produces the protein MKQKIRYFLFRSAALILSSAVLTPTYGALTLDRSRIVFNEGNNSISINVANRSQKEPYLAQGWMENERGEKIKGPLIVLPPLQRIEADGKTMIRIQALPDTKELPEDRESVFYLNLREIPPKGNKPNVLTLVMQTTIKVFWRPKALVVEPSVSVLPGRDKLSLEKNSNSLRIKNPTPYYYSFVDFLPDGKNKDVAEFVATMVAPFSTADLNIDAKTVGISPKLIYVNDYGTMKSLSFKCNNNSCLSTGKD, from the coding sequence ATGAAACAGAAAATAAGATATTTTCTCTTCAGAAGCGCTGCACTTATTTTAAGTAGTGCGGTTCTTACCCCAACTTATGGAGCCTTAACATTAGACCGATCCAGAATCGTTTTTAATGAAGGCAATAACTCTATTAGTATTAATGTTGCAAACCGCAGCCAGAAAGAGCCCTATTTAGCGCAAGGCTGGATGGAAAATGAACGAGGGGAAAAAATTAAGGGGCCGCTGATCGTACTGCCTCCGTTACAGAGGATTGAGGCTGACGGAAAGACGATGATACGAATCCAGGCGCTACCTGATACGAAAGAATTGCCCGAGGATCGTGAAAGCGTCTTTTATTTGAATTTACGAGAGATTCCCCCTAAGGGAAATAAACCCAATGTGCTTACTCTGGTGATGCAGACAACGATAAAAGTATTCTGGCGGCCAAAGGCCCTGGTCGTTGAACCGTCTGTCTCTGTTTTACCCGGTAGAGATAAATTGAGTTTAGAAAAGAACAGTAATAGCTTAAGGATAAAAAACCCAACGCCTTATTATTACTCTTTCGTTGATTTTTTGCCTGATGGTAAAAATAAGGACGTGGCGGAATTTGTGGCCACCATGGTGGCACCATTTTCTACTGCTGATTTGAATATTGACGCCAAAACTGTTGGTATCTCGCCAAAGCTTATTTATGTCAATGACTATGGCACGATGAAGTCGCTAAGCTTTAAATGTAACAATAATAGCTGTCTAAGTACTGGAAAGGACTGA
- a CDS encoding fimbria/pilus periplasmic chaperone — MKRLVGLMKKMSKQNRTLLITLMLSVVAGVLSIGQASGAIALDRTRAIFPGSEKSISLNISNVSNQKPYLAQAWLEDEKGKKLTDILTVTPALQRLEPGGKSVIRISALPTAASLPQDRESLFYFSVREIPPKSERSNVLQVALQTRIKLFYRPAGILPERYSRQDDKLILHKVSGGYRIENPTPFYMTVLGISGGPTQSVAKDFKSVMIAPKSSEIVRTSNFSKPYVVTVNDFGGKPGLSFNCSGDICRAAVDERR; from the coding sequence ATGAAAAGACTAGTAGGTTTGATGAAGAAGATGAGTAAACAAAACAGAACATTGCTGATTACCCTGATGTTATCTGTGGTAGCGGGAGTTCTGTCTATAGGACAGGCTTCAGGCGCAATAGCACTGGATCGCACCCGGGCTATATTCCCGGGCTCGGAAAAGAGTATTTCTTTAAATATTTCTAACGTTAGCAATCAGAAACCCTATCTGGCTCAGGCCTGGCTGGAAGATGAAAAAGGGAAAAAGCTGACGGATATTTTAACCGTAACCCCGGCGCTACAGCGGCTGGAGCCAGGAGGCAAAAGCGTCATCCGTATCAGCGCGCTGCCGACTGCCGCTTCGTTACCCCAGGATCGCGAGAGCTTATTTTACTTCAGCGTGCGGGAAATCCCGCCGAAAAGCGAACGGTCGAACGTTCTGCAAGTTGCGCTGCAAACGCGGATTAAGCTGTTTTATCGCCCCGCAGGGATCCTGCCTGAGCGCTACAGCCGACAGGATGACAAGCTGATTCTGCATAAAGTCAGCGGGGGGTATCGGATTGAGAACCCAACGCCGTTTTATATGACCGTACTGGGGATTAGCGGTGGCCCAACACAGTCCGTTGCTAAAGATTTTAAAAGCGTAATGATTGCGCCAAAGTCGAGTGAAATAGTAAGAACATCAAATTTTTCAAAGCCATATGTTGTCACTGTTAATGATTTCGGAGGAAAGCCGGGGCTGTCGTTCAATTGCAGCGGCGATATCTGCCGGGCGGCAGTGGATGAGCGTAGATAA
- a CDS encoding alpha/beta fold hydrolase yields the protein MAFVKTKDGVNIYYKDWGAEDRQPIVFHHGWPLSADDWDNQMLFFLAQGYRVIAIDRRGHGRSDQVSEGHDMDHYAADVTAVVESLDLHNAVHVGHSTGGGQVARYVARYGQPQGRVAKAVLISSVPPLMVKTVNNPGGTPVEVFDGFRKALAANRSQFYLDVASGPFYGFNREGAEVSQGTIENWWRQGMTGSAKAHYEGIKAFSETDQTEDLRAITVPVLVMQGDDDQVVPYKNAALMQHELLVNSVLKIYPGLPHGMHTSHAEMINADLLAFIRA from the coding sequence ATGGCATTCGTAAAAACCAAAGATGGCGTGAACATTTATTACAAAGACTGGGGTGCTGAAGATCGGCAGCCGATTGTGTTTCACCACGGCTGGCCTTTGAGCGCCGATGACTGGGATAACCAGATGTTGTTTTTCCTGGCGCAAGGATATCGCGTCATCGCCATCGACCGCCGCGGTCATGGTCGTTCAGATCAGGTTAGTGAAGGGCACGATATGGACCACTACGCTGCCGACGTTACGGCGGTGGTAGAAAGTCTGGATCTGCATAATGCGGTTCACGTAGGGCACTCCACCGGCGGTGGTCAGGTTGCGCGCTATGTTGCCAGATACGGTCAGCCGCAGGGAAGGGTTGCTAAGGCGGTACTTATCAGCTCCGTACCTCCTCTGATGGTTAAAACGGTCAACAATCCGGGAGGCACGCCAGTTGAAGTTTTCGATGGCTTCCGTAAGGCGCTAGCCGCTAATCGCTCTCAGTTTTACCTTGATGTCGCCAGCGGGCCTTTCTATGGATTTAATCGTGAAGGCGCTGAGGTTTCGCAGGGCACGATTGAGAACTGGTGGCGTCAGGGAATGACTGGAAGCGCCAAAGCCCATTATGAGGGTATTAAAGCATTTTCAGAAACCGACCAGACGGAGGATTTAAGAGCCATCACGGTACCGGTACTGGTTATGCAGGGCGATGACGACCAGGTTGTTCCTTATAAAAATGCCGCCCTTATGCAGCATGAATTACTGGTTAACAGCGTGCTGAAAATTTATCCGGGTTTGCCGCACGGGATGCATACCTCTCACGCTGAGATGATTAATGCCGATTTACTGGCATTTATCCGCGCATAA
- a CDS encoding fimbrial protein, producing MVWDRQLWILFLAILLAIISPRIFAANNGDITVVNVSGVILDTPACSINNDRTIKVSFGYVAVNKVDSGEFRQPIPYDISCEQGDVSGVALKLSLTGISADFDSDDATLVSAEQSDLGIKIYQNGVPFKINEPLDISINSIPSLEAVLVQRAGANLEKGDFSATATLKAVYQ from the coding sequence ATGGTATGGGACAGGCAACTCTGGATTCTTTTTCTCGCTATTCTGTTGGCTATTATTTCACCGCGGATTTTTGCCGCAAATAATGGTGATATAACTGTTGTTAATGTCTCCGGTGTGATTTTAGATACGCCTGCGTGTTCAATAAATAACGATCGGACAATCAAAGTTTCCTTTGGCTATGTCGCGGTAAACAAGGTCGACTCCGGTGAGTTTCGCCAACCAATCCCCTATGACATCAGCTGTGAGCAGGGAGATGTGTCCGGAGTTGCGCTAAAGCTGAGCCTGACGGGGATATCTGCCGATTTTGATAGTGATGATGCGACGCTCGTTTCTGCTGAACAGTCCGACCTTGGCATTAAAATCTATCAAAATGGTGTGCCTTTTAAAATAAATGAGCCCCTGGATATTAGTATTAATAGTATTCCCAGCCTGGAAGCCGTATTGGTACAACGAGCTGGTGCAAACCTTGAAAAAGGGGATTTTAGCGCCACGGCAACTTTAAAAGCAGTTTACCAGTAG
- a CDS encoding fimbria/pilus outer membrane usher protein, with product MIMNRSVLLRRRRLVICILTALQGLSLQVYAMEFNTDILDAEDRKNIDLSRFSQAGYIMPGTYSLSLKLNESVISQQEIIFEEVPSLNPEAKGEVRACLSREQVALLGLTEEALEKIVFNSQGTCADFSALEGVVLRGDLSESILQVSVPQIWLEYQDASWLPPSRWENGIPGVMLDYSINAGISKHHRNGESQSVSGSGTLGANAGPWRLRGDWQGSHNSNVDNGQQSFDWSRIYAFRALPSLMAKLTLGEDYLISDLFDSWRYTGMSLISDETQLPPKLRGYAPEVSGIARTNAKVTVSQQGRVLYETTVSPGPFRIQELSSSVNGQLDVRVEEQDGSVQTFQVTTATIPYLTRPGQVRYKLAAGRPSDYNHHIEGPVFSTGEFSWGVANSWSLYGGGIFSSDYNSLAVGVGRDLYQFGALSGDITQSFARMPDGEHPQGRSYRLSYSKRFEEINSDITFAGYRFSEREYLSMAEYLDARYRNGVMGHSKELYTVTASKSFSDIRLSTYLSWSHQTYWDRQNSDRYSLSLSRYFDLGDWRNMAATLSASRNDYNGRRDNTAWLSLSIPLGKGTASYNGNWSNQRYSQTASWYQRLENDDSYRLSAGTRSGGDEGATQASGSYIHNGALMDATASFSWAQNSYTAANLSLNGGMTATAKGAALHGGSSRGGTRMLVSTDGVSDVPVGRNGRSNMFGVAVESSLASYYRTTTEIDVNRLPDDVETSGSPVAEAALTEGAIGFRHFDVLKGAKITAVLAQADGSHPPFGASIRDAKERELGMVSDGGLAWISGANPGNKLTVFWGGKAQCQVRLPQSLTGQQLLLPCNDITEN from the coding sequence ATGATAATGAACAGGTCAGTATTACTGCGCCGTCGTAGGCTGGTTATTTGTATTTTGACAGCACTACAAGGTCTGTCTTTACAGGTTTACGCCATGGAATTTAATACTGATATCCTGGATGCGGAAGACCGAAAAAATATTGATCTATCAAGGTTTTCACAGGCTGGTTATATTATGCCGGGAACCTATAGCCTTTCACTGAAATTAAATGAGAGCGTTATTTCCCAGCAGGAAATTATTTTTGAAGAAGTACCGTCGCTGAATCCTGAAGCGAAAGGAGAAGTTCGCGCCTGCCTGTCACGGGAACAGGTAGCGTTACTCGGTTTGACCGAGGAGGCGCTGGAAAAAATCGTATTTAATAGTCAGGGGACCTGTGCAGATTTTTCTGCTCTGGAAGGAGTGGTACTGCGCGGAGATTTATCTGAGTCGATTTTGCAGGTATCAGTACCGCAAATCTGGCTGGAATACCAGGATGCTTCCTGGCTACCGCCCTCCCGATGGGAAAATGGGATCCCTGGCGTCATGCTGGATTACAGCATTAATGCAGGAATAAGTAAGCATCACCGGAATGGTGAGTCACAAAGCGTTAGCGGTAGCGGCACTTTGGGGGCTAATGCCGGGCCGTGGCGGTTGCGTGGTGACTGGCAGGGAAGTCATAACAGTAATGTTGACAACGGTCAGCAGAGTTTTGACTGGAGCAGAATTTACGCTTTCCGGGCCCTGCCGTCACTGATGGCGAAGCTGACGTTAGGTGAAGACTATCTGATCTCCGATTTGTTTGATTCATGGCGTTATACCGGCATGTCGCTGATCAGTGATGAAACCCAGCTGCCGCCAAAGCTTCGCGGCTATGCACCTGAAGTTTCAGGGATAGCGCGTACTAACGCAAAGGTGACCGTCAGCCAGCAGGGACGAGTCCTGTATGAAACAACGGTATCGCCAGGCCCATTTCGTATCCAGGAATTGAGCAGCTCGGTAAACGGTCAGCTGGATGTCAGAGTTGAAGAGCAGGATGGAAGCGTGCAGACCTTTCAGGTCACTACCGCCACCATACCTTACCTCACTCGCCCTGGACAGGTGCGTTACAAACTGGCCGCCGGACGGCCTTCTGATTATAACCATCATATAGAGGGGCCCGTTTTTAGTACCGGGGAGTTCTCCTGGGGGGTAGCCAATAGCTGGTCCTTGTACGGTGGCGGCATTTTTTCATCAGACTACAACAGCCTTGCGGTGGGCGTAGGTCGGGACCTGTATCAATTTGGCGCGCTGTCGGGCGATATCACTCAGTCGTTTGCCCGCATGCCTGACGGTGAACATCCCCAGGGACGTTCCTATCGATTGAGTTACTCCAAACGTTTTGAGGAGATTAATAGCGATATCACTTTTGCCGGTTATCGCTTTTCTGAAAGAGAGTATCTCAGCATGGCGGAATATCTGGATGCTCGCTATCGCAACGGCGTGATGGGCCACAGCAAGGAGCTGTATACGGTAACGGCCAGTAAGAGTTTCAGTGATATACGTTTATCCACTTATCTCAGCTGGTCACATCAGACGTACTGGGATCGTCAGAATAGCGATCGCTACAGTCTGTCTCTCAGTCGTTACTTTGATCTGGGGGACTGGAGAAATATGGCCGCGACGCTATCTGCCAGCCGCAATGATTACAACGGCCGGCGGGATAATACTGCCTGGTTGAGTCTCAGCATACCGTTAGGCAAAGGTACCGCCAGCTACAACGGCAACTGGAGTAATCAGCGCTATTCGCAAACGGCCAGCTGGTACCAGCGTCTGGAGAATGATGACAGCTATCGACTGAGCGCCGGAACGCGCAGCGGTGGAGATGAAGGCGCCACTCAGGCCAGCGGGTCATATATTCACAATGGCGCCTTGATGGACGCGACCGCCAGTTTTAGCTGGGCACAAAACAGCTATACCGCAGCTAACTTATCGCTTAACGGCGGTATGACGGCTACGGCGAAGGGGGCGGCGTTACATGGCGGAAGTAGCCGGGGAGGGACTCGAATGTTAGTCAGCACCGATGGTGTGTCTGACGTACCTGTTGGTCGTAACGGACGTAGCAATATGTTTGGCGTAGCCGTTGAGTCCTCACTGGCAAGCTATTACCGGACGACAACGGAAATTGATGTGAACCGACTGCCGGATGATGTGGAAACCTCCGGTTCGCCGGTAGCAGAAGCCGCCTTAACGGAAGGGGCGATAGGATTCAGGCATTTTGATGTCCTGAAAGGCGCAAAAATCACCGCCGTCCTCGCACAAGCCGATGGAAGCCATCCGCCGTTTGGCGCCAGTATTCGTGATGCGAAAGAACGTGAATTAGGAATGGTCAGCGACGGGGGACTTGCCTGGATATCAGGGGCCAACCCGGGAAATAAACTGACCGTATTCTGGGGAGGGAAAGCGCAGTGTCAGGTGCGATTACCTCAATCATTAACAGGCCAGCAGCTGCTGTTGCCCTGTAATGACATTACCGAGAATTAA